In the genome of Pan troglodytes isolate AG18354 chromosome 15, NHGRI_mPanTro3-v2.0_pri, whole genome shotgun sequence, one region contains:
- the PSMB5 gene encoding proteasome subunit beta type-5 isoform X1 yields MALASVLERPLPVNQRGFFGLGGRADLLDLGPGSLSDGLSLAAPGWGVPEEPGIEMLHGTTTLAFKFRHGVIVAADSRATAGAYIASQTVKKVIEINPYLLGTMAGGAADCSFWERLLARQCRIYELRNKERISVAAASKLLANMVYQYKGMGLSMGTMICGWDKRGPGLYYVDSEGNRISGATFSVGSGSVYAYGVMDRGYSYDLEVEQAYDLARRAIYQATYRDAYSGGAVNLYHVREDGWIRVSSDNVADLHEKYSGSTP; encoded by the exons ATGGCGCTTGCCAGCGTGTTGGAGAGACCGCTACCGGTGAACCAGCGCGGGTTTTTCGGACTTGGGGGTCGTGCAGATCTGCTGGATCTAGGTCCAGGGAGTCTCAGTGATGGTCTGAGCCTGGCCGCGCCCGGCTGGGGTGTCCCAGAAGAGCCAGGAATCGAAATGCTTCATGGAACAACCACCCTGGCCTTCAAG TTCCGCCATGGAGTCATAGTTGCAGCTGACTCCAGGGCTACAGCGGGTGCTTACATTGCCTCCCAGACGGTGAAGAAGGTGATAGAGATCAACCCATACCTGCTAGGCACCATGGCTGGGGGCGCAGCGGATTGCAGCTTCTGGGAACGGCTGTTGGCTCGGCAATGTCGAATCTATGAGCTTCGAAATAAGGAACGCATCTCTGTAGCAGCTGCCTCCAAACTGCTTGCCAACATGGTGTATCAGTACAAAGGCATGGGGCTGTCCATGGGCACCATGATCTGTGGCTGGGATAAGAGAGGCCCTG GCCTCTACTACGTGGACAGTGAAGGGAACCGGATTTCAGGGGCCACCTTCTCTGTAGGTTCTGGCTCTGTGTATGCGTATGGGGTCATGGATCGGGGCTATTCCTATGACCTGGAAGTGGAGCAGGCCTATGATCTGGCCCGTCGAGCCATCTACCAAGCCACCTACAGAGATGCCTACTCAGGAGGTGCAGTCAACCTCTACCACGTGCGGGAGGATGGCTGGATCCGAGTCTCCAGTGACAATGTAGCTGATCTACATGAGAAGTATAGTGGCTCTACCCCCTGA
- the PSMB5 gene encoding proteasome subunit beta type-5 isoform X2, translating to MAGGAADCSFWERLLARQCRIYELRNKERISVAAASKLLANMVYQYKGMGLSMGTMICGWDKRGPGLYYVDSEGNRISGATFSVGSGSVYAYGVMDRGYSYDLEVEQAYDLARRAIYQATYRDAYSGGAVNLYHVREDGWIRVSSDNVADLHEKYSGSTP from the exons ATGGCTGGGGGCGCAGCGGATTGCAGCTTCTGGGAACGGCTGTTGGCTCGGCAATGTCGAATCTATGAGCTTCGAAATAAGGAACGCATCTCTGTAGCAGCTGCCTCCAAACTGCTTGCCAACATGGTGTATCAGTACAAAGGCATGGGGCTGTCCATGGGCACCATGATCTGTGGCTGGGATAAGAGAGGCCCTG GCCTCTACTACGTGGACAGTGAAGGGAACCGGATTTCAGGGGCCACCTTCTCTGTAGGTTCTGGCTCTGTGTATGCGTATGGGGTCATGGATCGGGGCTATTCCTATGACCTGGAAGTGGAGCAGGCCTATGATCTGGCCCGTCGAGCCATCTACCAAGCCACCTACAGAGATGCCTACTCAGGAGGTGCAGTCAACCTCTACCACGTGCGGGAGGATGGCTGGATCCGAGTCTCCAGTGACAATGTAGCTGATCTACATGAGAAGTATAGTGGCTCTACCCCCTGA
- the PSMB11 gene encoding proteasome subunit beta type-11, producing MKRQLTHLPGRFWLWPSFSVASLLSHQTPATNSWLASSKLHSAPGMALQDVCKWQSPDTQGPSPHLPRAGGWAVPRGCDPQTFLQIHGPRLAHGTTTLAFRFRHGVIAAADTRSSCGSYVACPASCKVIPVHQHLLGTTSGTSADCATWYRVLQRELRLRELREGQLPSVASAAKLLSAMMSQYRGLDLCVATALCGWDRSGPELFYVYSDGTRLQGDIFSVGSGSPYAYGVLDRGYRYDMSTQEAYALARCAVAHATHRDAYSGGSVDLFHVRESGWEHVSRSDACVLYMELQKLLEPEPEEDASHAHPEPATAHRAAEDRELSVGPGEMTPGDSRMPAGTETV from the coding sequence ATGAAGCGTCAGCTCACACACCTTCCTGGCCGGTTCTGGCTGTGGCCCAGCTTCTCTGTAGCGTCCCTCCTATCCCACCAGACCCCAGCCACAAATTCCTGGCTTGCTTCTTCCAAACTTCATTCAGCCCCAGGGATGGCTCTGCAGGATGTGTGCAAGTGGCAGTCCCCTGACACCCAGGGACCATCACCTCACCTGCCTCGGGCTGGCGGCTGGGCTGTGCCCCGGGGTTGTGACCCTCAAACCTTCCTGCAGATCCATGGCCCCAGACTGGCCCACGGCACTACCACTCTGGCCTTCCGCTTCCGTCATGGAGTCATTGCTGCAGCTGACACGCGTTCCTCCTGTGGCAGCTATGTGGCGTGTCCAGCCTCATGCAAGGTCATCCCTGTGCACCAGCACCTCCTGGGTACCACCTCTGGCACCTCTGCCGACTGTGCTACCTGGTATCGGGTATTACAGCGGGAGCTGCGGCTTCGGGAACTGAGGGAGGGTCAGCTGCCCAGTGTGGCCAGTGCTGCCAAGCTCTTGTCAGCCATGATGTCTCAATACCGGGGACTGGATCTCTGTGTGGCCACTGCCCTCTGCGGCTGGGACCGCTCTGGCCCTGAGCTCTTCTACGTCTATAGCGACGGCACCCGCCTGCAGGGGGACATCTTCTCTGTGGGCTCTGGATCTCCCTATGCCTACGGCGTGCTAGACCGTGGCTATCGCTACGACATGAGCACCCAGGAAGCCTACGCCCTGGCTCGCTGCGCCGTGGCCCACGCCACCCACCGTGATGCCTATTCAGGGGGCTCTGTAGACCTTTTCCACGTGCGGGAGAGTGGATGGGAGCATGTGTCACGCAGTGATGCCTGTGTGCTGTACATGGAGTTACAGAAGCTCCTGGAGCCGGAGCCAGAGGAGGATGCCAGCCATGCCCATCCTGAGCCTGCCACTGCCCACAGAGCTGCAGAAGATAGAGAGCTCTCTGTGGGGCCAGGGGAGATGACACCAGGAGACTCCAGGATGCCAGCAGGGACTGAGACGGTGTGA